The genomic window AACTACTAATTAACTCTACCTGAATACTTACCATCATCTGTATTAACAAGAATTATATCATTTATCTTAATGAATAATGGTACTAATAATTCTCATCCGGTCTCTAATTTGGCCTTTTTTTGGGCACCTGATGTAGTATCCCCTTTAACTGCTGGTTCTGTTTCAACTACTACTAATTCAACCTTATCTGGTATAGTAATTCCTATAACCTCTTCTTGGTATTTAGTCATTTGAATTATAGCACTTTCTTTGATAAAATTTAATTCTCATTTTAAATTAGTTGTAGGTATTTCAACTTGATCATATGATTCAGAATCCATCAAATAACAATTAGTTCCATCATTATAAAGATATTGCATATCTTTTTTCTCAATCATGGCTTTTTCTAGTTTATCTCCACCGGTAAATGTTAGTTCAACTCGAGAACCTGTTTTTAAATTTTTTACCTTAAGTGTTACTTTTCCTTGTTGTCTTCCTGTTTTAGAAAAAGCATTAGATATAACAATATATAAATTACCCTCATATATAAATGTATGCCCTGGTCTTAAATCGTTAACTTGCACTTTTATCTCCTTTAATTTTTTAAACTATATAAATTATAAAGTATTTTCTATGAAAATACTTTATAATTTATAAAAATAGTGGGATTTTTATAGTATATACTAGCGCTGTTCATTTTCTTTCCTTCTCTTTGTAGTTCCCTAATTCTAATTATTGTATTATTCCCGCAAGCTACAATGATACCCTCTTTATCAATATCTATTATTTGTCCAGGCAAATATTGCTTATCAATAAATAAATTATTAACCACATCTGCTTTTGCTATTTTTATTCTTGAATTACCAAAATAACAAAAAGCTGTTGGCTTTGGACTTAATGATTTTATAAAATTAACAACATCAATTGCCTCATTTTTAAAATTAATATGTTCTTCTTCATTTTTTAGGTTGTATGCAAATGTCACATAATTATCATCTTGTTCTTTTGGAATAATTTCTTTACGAAAAATTTTTAAAATATGTTTTTTTACAAGTTCCTTCCCAACCTTACCGGCCTTTTCAAATATTGTTTGTGAATTTTCTTCCTGATCAATATTAAATTTTTTTTGGCAAAAAATTGGTCCTGCATCCATTGCTTTTACCATTCTTATTAAAGTGACTCCAGATTCTTTATCCCCGTTTCGGATTGCAGCTTGAAGCGGACTTCCACCGCGGTATTTTGGCAATAGGGAACCATGAACATTTATACAATCAGTAAATATATCTATAATATTTTGTGGTATGATTTTACCATAAGCGCATGTTATTAAAAAGTCTGGTTTTAATGCTTTTAGATCTTCATAAATATCTTTAATATTACTTGGAGAAAAAACCTTAATATTTTGTTCCAAGGCAAATTTCTTCGCCTCACACATTTTAAGTTCTTTTTTTCTCCCAATAATGCTATCTGGTTGACAAATAAGAGCAATTACATCAATTTCTTTAATATCTAATAATGCAGATAATATTTCTATAGAAATTTGAATTGTTCCTGCAAATATAACTTTATATATTGATTTCAATTTATTATCCTTTCACATTATAATTATTTTTTGCCTTATTATAAATTTCAATAACTCTTTGCAGGATAACCACCATCGCTAATGTATCTCGATTACAATATTTGATCATGTCTGGCTTAACCATTTTTTCTCAGATCGCATCTTCAATTATGTCATCGCAATAGGCTCTAAAAACTTCAGAGGCTAATAACCCATTATTAATTTTTAAATCTTTATATGAAAATTCTTGTTCTAATGCTGGTTGAGTTTTTTTAATTGATGAACTACCATAAAAGTTTGGATGATAAATTAAAAATGGGTTTCCCTTTAATTTAAAAAAATCTTCAAGATCAATTGTGTTATCATATATATATTTTATTGCATTTATAAATTGTGGAAAAGCCATTGCTAATTTTTTTAATTGTGTTCTTTCAAATGATCTGTGATATGCAACATAAACCCCTTTGCCATAATTGTACATATCTCTTAAAAAATTAGCAATAAATTGTGGTCTTGGGTCATCTTTATTATTAGAAATTCAAAAGTGATGTTTTATATCTTCTTCTTTTCTATAATCAAAATTATCATCTTCTAACACATGAAGCGAATATTGAAATATCATTTGGTCATATGGTTCTGCATTTTTATATTTTGGCATAGCTCATTTTGTTGTTTCAAAATCATACATATAAACAGGATAATTATTATATTTTTGAATAAGGCTGTGTAAAGTTCATAATCTTTTTGGATCAACAAGTAATTCATCATCTACTTTAATATGTGGGCCACAAATATCAATCTGTGCCTTGTTAAATTTTTTTCAGTAATTAATAATATATACAGCAGCCTTATTTAATCTCTTTTGAATTTCATCAAGTTCCATTTCATAATATCAATAAAAATCATAAAACTCTGGAAAAGTATTTACAATATCCCCAATTTTGTCTGCCCTTAAGCCACTTATGTGCTTTATAGATGGAATATCGATACTATAGGATATATTTTCACAACTATAAACATGTCCGCAGTATTTCTTCTCTAATTGAAAACCAACTTTTTTACCTCTCATTTGTGAAATTTTATAACAATAAGGAGACGGATTTTGTTCTGAAAGAAATTTACCAAAATCATTAAGAAATTTATTTTGTTCAGCCTGGGTTTCTCCCATTAATGCAATTAATTGTCTTCATAATTTATTCAGACCTAAACTTTTTTTTGTTATATTTTCATAATCATATACGTGAAAAATATTTTCAATATTTATCTCAACAGGTTTATTATATAAATAATCATTTGGAAATGTTTTTGCTAATTTTAATTCATCTATTATCTTTTTTTCATCAACTTTGTATTCATCAAAATTACTTAATTTATTTGCATATAAAAATGTTTTTTCACAATATTTAAGACTATTTAATAAAACAAGGCGGATATTTCTAACAGTATACCCACATCTTTCTAAGACGATTTTTTGGTATGCTAAATCAAAAAAATGTTCTCATTTGAATTTTGTAGATGCCTTAACCTCTAGAATATCAACAACTTTATTTTCAAAATCAATAATTTCTAACACATCACATTTTGCGATTAAATAGTTATTTTCTGTTGCAAATGTTGCTTCATAAATATACTTGACTCTTTCATCCCTAAATGCATTTATAGTATTTGATATTGCATCTTCATTTCTTGCAAACTCAGAAAGATCAACATATTTGTAATTTGTTTCATATTCTAAATTCCATTTTTTTAAAAGAAATGAAAAATACTCTCTTGCCTTTGCCCCAGTGATATTACCATCTTCTAGAGAAGAAGATAAAGATTCTTCATCTAAAGCATAGTTACTAACAATTTCTTTTATCAAACATATTTTTTCAAATCCATCATTTTCTGTTATATCTTCTTGTAATCCATCGTTTTCATTATCATTTATAAATAATGATTTTAATTCATTTTCATATAATTCTTTTATATTATATGAATCAACAGAGTAAAAATCATCTCCTTCATCTAACTTTACATCAAAATTATAAAAATATTCATTATTTAATTTTTTTTGTTTTGATAAATTAAAATTAGTTTTTGAGGCGAAAATTCAAGCTATATTTCAACATTTAGAAAATGCAAGCTTAAAAGTTCTTTTTGAAATCGGATACTTTATTTCATCTAACATTTATTTATCTCGCTTAGGAATAAATTTAACAGCCGTTTTTTTAACAACCTCATCAACCTTTTTAAGTTTCTCAGTATCGATTCCAACATCCAAGCTTGGATTTTTTTGAGCTTTTTTAATAAGTTTTAGTTCTTCTCTTTCCTTTTTTCTTTCTTCAATTGCTGCTGCTTTTTCTTCTTGTTTAATTGCTTTTTTTTCTTCTTTAGTTAACTTGATTTGTTTTGTTGCAATTGATATCTTTCTTCTTGTTTCTTCTAAATCTGTTCTTGAATTTACTTGCCAGACGGTTTGATAATTTTTTTTATCAACTTTCTGAGTTAAGCCTTCAATTTCATAGCTTCTTGTATCTATAAGTGTGTTCTTTTTTGGCTCAAAAAGAGATATAACAACATCAAATACATCTCTGTATTTATAATCTCCACCTTTTCTGGCAATAACATTTTCATATTCAATACGGATATTCTTACGATTTTCATTTAAATATATATAGTTTTTTATTTCATCTCTAACGACTTTTTTTCTTTTTTCTTGTTCTATTTTTTGTGATTTTTTTCCTGTTATTGATGTAATAATTATAAAAATTAAAACAATAATAACAACAACGATAATTATGATTGTAAAGCTTGACATATAAAACCTCTCATTAATTATATAATATATTAAATTTAACAAATATTATTAATAAAAATTATAAAATAGACTTAATTAATAAACTTTTGTGCTACTCAGATATAGTTCCTCCAC from Spiroplasma endosymbiont of Aspidapion aeneum includes these protein-coding regions:
- the efp gene encoding elongation factor P produces the protein MQVNDLRPGHTFIYEGNLYIVISNAFSKTGRQQGKVTLKVKNLKTGSRVELTFTGGDKLEKAMIEKKDMQYLYNDGTNCYLMDSESYDQVEIPTTNLKWELNFIKESAIIQMTKYQEEVIGITIPDKVELVVVETEPAVKGDTTSGAQKKAKLETGWELLVPLFIKINDIILVNTDDGKYSGRVN
- the fmt gene encoding methionyl-tRNA formyltransferase; the encoded protein is MKSIYKVIFAGTIQISIEILSALLDIKEIDVIALICQPDSIIGRKKELKMCEAKKFALEQNIKVFSPSNIKDIYEDLKALKPDFLITCAYGKIIPQNIIDIFTDCINVHGSLLPKYRGGSPLQAAIRNGDKESGVTLIRMVKAMDAGPIFCQKKFNIDQEENSQTIFEKAGKVGKELVKKHILKIFRKEIIPKEQDDNYVTFAYNLKNEEEHINFKNEAIDVVNFIKSLSPKPTAFCYFGNSRIKIAKADVVNNLFIDKQYLPGQIIDIDKEGIIVACGNNTIIRIRELQREGKKMNSASIYYKNPTIFINYKVFS
- a CDS encoding DUF2779 domain-containing protein; this encodes MLDEIKYPISKRTFKLAFSKCWNIAWIFASKTNFNLSKQKKLNNEYFYNFDVKLDEGDDFYSVDSYNIKELYENELKSLFINDNENDGLQEDITENDGFEKICLIKEIVSNYALDEESLSSSLEDGNITGAKAREYFSFLLKKWNLEYETNYKYVDLSEFARNEDAISNTINAFRDERVKYIYEATFATENNYLIAKCDVLEIIDFENKVVDILEVKASTKFKWEHFFDLAYQKIVLERCGYTVRNIRLVLLNSLKYCEKTFLYANKLSNFDEYKVDEKKIIDELKLAKTFPNDYLYNKPVEINIENIFHVYDYENITKKSLGLNKLWRQLIALMGETQAEQNKFLNDFGKFLSEQNPSPYCYKISQMRGKKVGFQLEKKYCGHVYSCENISYSIDIPSIKHISGLRADKIGDIVNTFPEFYDFYWYYEMELDEIQKRLNKAAVYIINYWKKFNKAQIDICGPHIKVDDELLVDPKRLWTLHSLIQKYNNYPVYMYDFETTKWAMPKYKNAEPYDQMIFQYSLHVLEDDNFDYRKEEDIKHHFWISNNKDDPRPQFIANFLRDMYNYGKGVYVAYHRSFERTQLKKLAMAFPQFINAIKYIYDNTIDLEDFFKLKGNPFLIYHPNFYGSSSIKKTQPALEQEFSYKDLKINNGLLASEVFRAYCDDIIEDAIWEKMVKPDMIKYCNRDTLAMVVILQRVIEIYNKAKNNYNVKG